The region ATCTTCGGATCATTGAACTGACCTTCCGCGCTGAGGTCCACCCACCACTGTGCGAAATTGCGAAGCGAGGCCTGGGATAGATTACGCATGATAATCGCTAACGATTCTTCAACACTGTTCGCCCGCACTTTCCAGACGGGATGATCATCGCGGACAGGCGCCAGATGCGTTGCCGTATCGTCCTCATTCAGATACATTTTCCCTGCTAATGAGATGCTTTCGGCTGCCGTCATTACCGTGGAGCTCCCGCCCAAAGCGCGGTCCTGATATGACATCGGCGAGCAGAGTATATCGATATCCGGTGACGAAAGTACATGACGCATCTTATAATGACCGGATGAGCCGGGACCCAAACGCGAGTAGCCCCATTCAAAACTGTAGCCATAATAAAACAGCGAAAGCTTTTTCCCTTTTGTTGACGTTCGTACGACGCGGGCAAAATCGAGTATGCAATCGGCCATCATCTGGCTCTGGAATTCGGTGAAATCGATGACGGCGCGTTCGGTTTTCGGATCGCGAAATATCCCTCCGGGCGATGCGCGGCGATCTCCGGATGTCGGCACTGCCGCAGAAACGATCGCTGCATCCGGAATGCTCCACGCAGCTCGAAGGGCTCTATCCGTGCCGTAGCGGGCAGTAAGCCAGTCGTGCCATGCGGCAAGTTCAGGAAGTGAGTATCCGTTCAATGCGCTGGTGGCTTCGGGAAAATACCATTCATGCGTTCCCTGCCCCGTCGGATGATATCCCGCGGCATGCTCGCCGAAACGTTCTTCCACATGGGTAATGAGCGCGGTGAGATGCTTCGCCGCATCGGCGCGGTATTTTTTTGAGGCAACACAGGCGTATGAACGCAAGTCGCGGGCCTGCGCTCGCTCACCCTCCCAGCGCATCATCTCATTGGGGTTCGCCTTCACCCACCACTCCGGGGGATTATTCACTTTAATGCGCGGAATTAAGAGCGCATTCGGATTTGCCTCGAGTATGATCTTGAAAAGGTTATCATATCCATTAAAATCCGGTTGTTTGCCCGGTTCGGGCCACGGCAAAGTCGTTTCAAAAGACACCATGTCGACACCGGCAGTAGCGGCAAGCTTTACCTGCGAGATAAAAAGGTCCAACGATCCGGCAAGCGTATTCCAGCTTACCGGACGGGTGAATCGAATATTGACCTTCTGTTCTGGTTCTGCGCGAGCCCAGAACTCCACGCGATACTGATGCCCGCCCTCGATCGATAACTTTTCATGATGAATATTGAAGGCAGGCCATTTCCCATTCGGCGGGTCCTTCAGCGTTATCTTTAACCCGCCCGAGCCGTCGCGCCCCGCACCGGGCACCACCGCCACCGTGCCGACCGTGTTCTGCGCATCGGTGGGCCAGAACTTCCATTCGCGGGTGAAGGATTCCTGCCCCTGTTCAAAATCGCTCAGGGCTATCACTTCGCGTCCGGTCTCAACATCGGTTACGCGTATATCGTCAAGGATGATCTCACTCGCCTTATTTCCGAAGGTGAACACCATCATGCCGCGGTCGGGCTCGGAGTACATGGCGAATACGGTCCCGGATATCGACTTGCCTGCGCCGAATGCGAACGGCATGGAATGTTGCGGGTCGCCGTAAAAGATGCGGCTGCGTATGGGGCTGCCGTTCTTCAGGATGCGCGGTACTCCGGATGTTTGATCTACGCGCATGGTCAGCGCCGCGAGTCTTTCAGGAAAAACGATAGTGAATGCAAGGAGTAGGATGCCGCAAATGATCTGTTTCAGCATTATCCCTCCGGAATGATCTCCTTCCGATGTTGCGGAATATCGTCCCGTTCACTATACGCTGTCGCGGCTGATGCGTCAATATCGA is a window of Spirochaetota bacterium DNA encoding:
- a CDS encoding beta-galactosidase — its product is MLKQIICGILLLAFTIVFPERLAALTMRVDQTSGVPRILKNGSPIRSRIFYGDPQHSMPFAFGAGKSISGTVFAMYSEPDRGMMVFTFGNKASEIILDDIRVTDVETGREVIALSDFEQGQESFTREWKFWPTDAQNTVGTVAVVPGAGRDGSGGLKITLKDPPNGKWPAFNIHHEKLSIEGGHQYRVEFWARAEPEQKVNIRFTRPVSWNTLAGSLDLFISQVKLAATAGVDMVSFETTLPWPEPGKQPDFNGYDNLFKIILEANPNALLIPRIKVNNPPEWWVKANPNEMMRWEGERAQARDLRSYACVASKKYRADAAKHLTALITHVEERFGEHAAGYHPTGQGTHEWYFPEATSALNGYSLPELAAWHDWLTARYGTDRALRAAWSIPDAAIVSAAVPTSGDRRASPGGIFRDPKTERAVIDFTEFQSQMMADCILDFARVVRTSTKGKKLSLFYYGYSFEWGYSRLGPGSSGHYKMRHVLSSPDIDILCSPMSYQDRALGGSSTVMTAAESISLAGKMYLNEDDTATHLAPVRDDHPVWKVRANSVEESLAIIMRNLSQASLRNFAQWWVDLSAEGQFNDPKIWDIVARMRAVEEPMMNKSMPFRPSAAVVINESSMMHLAAGADIVGRPGVYESRAAIGRIGVPYGQYLMDDVIAGRVPAKLYVLMTPWVLTAEERRGLMKAIAGSTRVWCYAPGYIDGNRTSPEAMRELTGFSLVQAKRVMASTTERDPLQWPERWHVFGPFSKADGTPDNADLAHIPDTLRIGTHREETRIVATNGNFDYAKIFAVIPKDGLSAYAFAEVESSTERTVQFNAGADWWMQWWVNGESVFDTLAKGNGAASLGIQNHSFRVKLKEGKNIIAVRVASGTGGFKLFSGGPNELDELNREMKAFAEPTDAGRKLGLIRAFGVNAPIKPFFTAADAKPEETLAVYPDGSAAIAMRRTSNGISLFVGVPGLTPELMRIAARAAGCHLYTQVDCNVYANGPFVALHAAEDGPLDINMGHDGPVYDVMTGEIAGTGPHMTLPIKRGETRLFRLRE